A window of the Phaseolus vulgaris cultivar G19833 chromosome 5, P. vulgaris v2.0, whole genome shotgun sequence genome harbors these coding sequences:
- the LOC137835806 gene encoding uncharacterized protein isoform X2 — translation MEKNGSVYDENGDGDGCSSPVKLGDCLEELVRFSLSSRSHHLNLSSQFCSTLLKDDPTHPSSLHDSLEGVPPYPLYKCLASALLRCMHSETFCRTGANLAMCHEFEDSSAQQKQQEWHKLILEKGFEIVNILKGVSFELHVQEPFFSQLTDGLKTIEGRCASGKYNRIKSGNLILFNKSVVFEVQGVRRYPTFLAMLEAESLGKVLPGVESAEEGVKVYRRFYTEEQEHENGVLAIIVSKFTPQPYDSLASLFCELSYEGVQGLLGLMQTTGTISDALPPPISTLLASSNFPCNPNENGLTYGARALAKHACRSIGSYWGSLNGNDSNKNMLAKDAINRLIAHCCWLNVHTVPPHGVVFEIRVADGYGARWNEDGSKFIGFLEPYMQDGHSKGWKH, via the exons ATGGAGAAGAATGGTAGTGTTTACGATGAAAATGGTGATGGTGATGGTTGTTCGTCTCCGGTGAAGCTGGGTGATTGTTTAGAGGAACTTGTAAGGTTCAGTCTCAGTTCTCGCTCTCACCATCTCAATCTTTCTTCCCAATTCTGCTCCACCCTTCTCAAAGATGACCCAACACACCCATCATCCTTACATG ATTCTTTGGAAGGGGTGCCACCGTATCCCCTGTACAAGTGTCTGGCCTCAGCTCTGTTGAGGTGTATGCATTCTGAAACGTTTTGTAGAACAGGCGCCAATTTAGCCATGTGCCATGAATTTGAAGATTCTTCCGCACAGCAGAAACAACAAGAGTGGCACAAATTGATTCTGGAAAAGGGGTTTGAAATAGTAAAT ATTTTGAAGGGTGTTTCCTTTGAACTCCACGTCCAAGAGCCTTTCTTTTCGCAGCTAACCG ATGGCCTAAAAACAATTGAAGGGAGGTGTGCTAGTGGGAAGTACAATAG GATTAAATCAGGAAATCTGATTCTCTTTAACAAGTCTGTGGTGTTCGAAGTTCAG GGAGTAAGACGGTATCCGACATTCCTTGCCATGTTAGAGGCAGAAAGCCTTGGAAAAGTTCTTCCAGGAGTTGAAAGTGCAGAAGAAG GTGTAAAAGTCTACCGGAGGTTCTACACAGAGGAGCAGGAACATGAAAATGGTGTTCTTGCAATCATTGTTTCAAAATTCACCCCTCAACCATACGATTCTTTGGCTAGCTTATTCTGT GAATTAAGCTATGAGGGTGTTCAAGGCCTTCTAGGTCTGATGCAGACCACTGGGACAATTTCTGATGCACTTCCTCCGCCAATATCAACTCTATTAGCCTCTTCTAATTTTCCCTGCAATCCAAAT GAAAATGGCTTGACTTATGGAGCTCGTGCGTTGGCCAAGCATGCTTGTAGGAGTATAGGTAGTTATTGGGGTTCTCTAAATGGAAATG ATTCTAATAAAAATATGCTTGCAAAGGATGCCATTAACCGCTTAATAGCACATTGTTGTTGGCTGAATGTGCATACTGTCCCACCACATGGAGTTGTCTTTGAAATAAGGGTTGCTGATGGATATGGTGCACGCTGGAATGAAGATGGAAGTAAG ttTATTGGATTTTTAGAGCCTTACATGCAAGATGGTCACTCAAAGGGATGGAAGCACTAG
- the LOC137835806 gene encoding uncharacterized protein isoform X1, whose product MEKNGSVYDENGDGDGCSSPVKLGDCLEELVRFSLSSRSHHLNLSSQFCSTLLKDDPTHPSSLHDSLEGVPPYPLYKCLASALLRCMHSETFCRTGANLAMCHEFEDSSAQQKQQEWHKLILEKGFEIVNILKGVSFELHVQEPFFSQLTDGLKTIEGRCASGKYNRIKSGNLILFNKSVVFEVQGVRRYPTFLAMLEAESLGKVLPGVESAEEGVKVYRRFYTEEQEHENGVLAIIVSKFTPQPYDSLASLFCELSYEGVQGLLGLMQTTGTISDALPPPISTLLASSNFPCNPNENGLTYGARALAKHACRSIGSYWGSLNGNDSNKNMLAKDAINRLIAHCCWLNVHTVPPHGVVFEIRVADGYGARWNEDGSKVCGYPPNSAIFLLPLLLKACLLDF is encoded by the exons ATGGAGAAGAATGGTAGTGTTTACGATGAAAATGGTGATGGTGATGGTTGTTCGTCTCCGGTGAAGCTGGGTGATTGTTTAGAGGAACTTGTAAGGTTCAGTCTCAGTTCTCGCTCTCACCATCTCAATCTTTCTTCCCAATTCTGCTCCACCCTTCTCAAAGATGACCCAACACACCCATCATCCTTACATG ATTCTTTGGAAGGGGTGCCACCGTATCCCCTGTACAAGTGTCTGGCCTCAGCTCTGTTGAGGTGTATGCATTCTGAAACGTTTTGTAGAACAGGCGCCAATTTAGCCATGTGCCATGAATTTGAAGATTCTTCCGCACAGCAGAAACAACAAGAGTGGCACAAATTGATTCTGGAAAAGGGGTTTGAAATAGTAAAT ATTTTGAAGGGTGTTTCCTTTGAACTCCACGTCCAAGAGCCTTTCTTTTCGCAGCTAACCG ATGGCCTAAAAACAATTGAAGGGAGGTGTGCTAGTGGGAAGTACAATAG GATTAAATCAGGAAATCTGATTCTCTTTAACAAGTCTGTGGTGTTCGAAGTTCAG GGAGTAAGACGGTATCCGACATTCCTTGCCATGTTAGAGGCAGAAAGCCTTGGAAAAGTTCTTCCAGGAGTTGAAAGTGCAGAAGAAG GTGTAAAAGTCTACCGGAGGTTCTACACAGAGGAGCAGGAACATGAAAATGGTGTTCTTGCAATCATTGTTTCAAAATTCACCCCTCAACCATACGATTCTTTGGCTAGCTTATTCTGT GAATTAAGCTATGAGGGTGTTCAAGGCCTTCTAGGTCTGATGCAGACCACTGGGACAATTTCTGATGCACTTCCTCCGCCAATATCAACTCTATTAGCCTCTTCTAATTTTCCCTGCAATCCAAAT GAAAATGGCTTGACTTATGGAGCTCGTGCGTTGGCCAAGCATGCTTGTAGGAGTATAGGTAGTTATTGGGGTTCTCTAAATGGAAATG ATTCTAATAAAAATATGCTTGCAAAGGATGCCATTAACCGCTTAATAGCACATTGTTGTTGGCTGAATGTGCATACTGTCCCACCACATGGAGTTGTCTTTGAAATAAGGGTTGCTGATGGATATGGTGCACGCTGGAATGAAGATGGAAGTAAGGTGTGTGGATACCCACCAAATTCTGCTATTTTTCTGCTTCCATTACTGCTTAAAGCGTG ttTATTGGATTTTTAG